GCCTCCACGGCTTTCCGCTGGAACGTCTCGGGCACGTACATGCAGGTCATACCCAGGGTCGTCAGCCGTGACGCCGACGGAGTCTCGGACGAACAGGAATTCCTGCTGCCCTATTTCCGGTCCCCCGCCGCCATGCACGGGACGGTCTTCCTCAAAGGCTACCAGTGGCCCTTCGACGCGCGCAAGGCTATTGATGGCTCGTCGCTGATCGACATACTGGTCTACATCGAGACGGTGGTTAAAGGCCGCCGCGTGTTCCTCGATTTCCGGGCAAACCCCGCGGGCTACAGGCTACTTGAATTGCCCGGCGAGGCCCGAGCCTACCTGGAGAAGTCCGGTGCGCTGCAGGATACGCCCATCCACCGACTGCTGCATATGAATCCGGGCGCCGCCGAGCTCTATAAAAACCACGATATAGACTTGATGCAGGAGCCGCTCGAGGTGGCCGTCTGCGCGCAGCACAACAACGGCGGGCTGGCCGGAAACATCTGGTACGAGTCGACCAACATCAAACACCTCTTCCCCATCGGCGAGGTCAACGGCTCGCACGGCGTCACGCGTCCCGGCGGCGCCGCGCTCAACGCAGGGCAGGTGGCCGGCTTCCGCGCCGCCGAGTTCATAGCCAACCGCTACGGGGAATGGAGCCTGGACGATGACGAAGCCGCTCAGGCCGTTAAAGAATGCGCGCAGGGCGTCATAGATTATACTGAGCTGTGTCTCAAGGCCCGCAATTCCTGGGAATCGGAACTGGAACAGGTCCGCGAGCGAATGTCGCGTTCGGGCGCGCATATACGCAGCATGGAGTCGCTGAACAGGGAGTGTCCGCAGGCCCGGGAGCAGGTCCGCCGGTTGATGGGGTCCGGCTGCGCGGTCGAAAGCAGGGAGCAGATCGGGCATGCCTTCAGGGTCAGGCAGCTCGCCTTCGCGCAGGCGGCCTACCTGGACGCCATCCGCTACGCGCTGCAGAGCGGCGCGGGCAGCCGCGGGTCTTCCATCGTGCTGGACCCCGCGGGCACAAAGGTGCACGAGATGCTGGACGACTCCTGGAGGATCGCCGCGGAGGACACGTCGTTCAGGAGCAAGGTGCTCGAGACCCTGTGCGATAGAAAAGGCGAGATGAATCATCGCTGGGCGCCATGCCGCCCCATACCCGAGACCGACGCATGGTTCGAAACGACCTGGGCCAGGTTCCGCAGCGGTGATATCTACTTCCGCTGAGATTCACCCGCGGGACTGCATCCGCCGCCGGCCGCACTACTGTATGGCCTTCTTGATACGCTTCAATTCCTCCGCCTCCGGCAGCTCCCTGTAATAATCGTCCAGCGGATAGCATCCCGAGACAAGCCCATGGCGCGGCGCGGTGGTGCAATCGCTGAAGGTCCGGCAGATGCGGCTGCGGTCCAGCGGACGTCCCGCCAGCACATCCGAGGGAAGCCCCGGATAGGACAGCGTGGAGCGTCCCAGCCCCACGAAGTCGATCATGCCGGACTCAACCACGGCCTGCGCAACGTTGGGTATCCACTCCTGCAGGTAGCTGTATCCCGATCCCACGCAGAGCATATCCGGCGCGGCGGCTTTCAGTTCTGCCGCGACACGCATATGCCGCGCCACCCCGGCCAGAGGGTCCTCGGGAGGCAGATAGCCGTCCGAGGGCGGGTACCAGGCGGGACGTATAATATGCGGATTATAGTAGGGGCTGCCGGCCGAGAAGTTGACCAGCTCAACGCCCATCTCGTCCATCATCTTAATCAGCGCCAGCGGCTCGTCCGTTTTTACCTCCCCAGGCTTATCCGGATCTCCGCCGAAGGCATAGGGGTAACGGCCGTTTTCATCGCGGTACTCGATCATGCGGCCGACTTTGTTATCGTCCGGACGGAAGGGCGGCATGTCGAAGCTGCTGAACCTGACCCCGATCCTGAGGCCGGGGCATTCACTTTTGATACCCGCCACTATCTCGCGCAGGAAGCGGGCGCGGTTCTCCAGGCTGCCTCCGTATTTGCCCGGGCGTGTGACCGCGCTGAGGAACTCGTGCCCCAGGTAGCCGTGGCAGTGCTTGATATCCACGAAATCGAATCCGACGGCCAGGGCGCGCTTTGCTGCCTGCACATAGTCCCCGATCAGGCCGTCGATCTCGGCGTCGGTCATTACAGGGTAGTCCTCAGCTATTCCGAACAGCTTATCCAGCAGGGGATGGTGATACAGTATTTTCGGCTCGAGCTTGTTTTTCTCGTTGGGACGGCTGAAGCGTCCCGAGTGCGTGAGCTGCAGCCCGACTAGCAGGTCGTCGGTCCGGCCGTGAAAAGCTTCATGTTCTTTGGTCAGCGTCGTGCGCAGCTCTTCCAGGTCGCGCATGGTGTAATCGACTATCATCAGCTGGTTGGGATTGGCCCGTCCATCCGGCCTGACGGCAGCGGCCTCGCCGCCCCAGATCAGCTTGGCGCCGCTCAGGCCGAACTTCCTCCAGCGCCGGTAGACCGGGTCGGTGGGCCGCCCGTCCACGGTGCAGTCCCATCCCTCCATCGGCTGCGCGCAGAAGCGGTTGCCGATGGTCCTGCCGTCCTTCAGTTTATACGGCTGCGCCAGCGGGCCGGAGGGGGCCGGGACTATTTCGGGGCTGACGGGGATTTCGATGCCCAGCGAACGAACATAGTCGCGAAACTCCGCGAGCGTCTTCAGCTGTGCTATGCGAGTGTACACCTTATTAATCCGTGATGCGGTTTATGAGATGGCAGGCTTGCCGGCACGGGCCTTCTTTATCCAGCCCAGCACCTTTCTCGCTGTCGCGGTGATCGCGGTGTAATCGCCCGCTTCTATAGCTTTGGCGGGGAAGAGCTTGCCGCCCATGCCGACGCAGCATACGCCGGCCTTGAACCAGCCGGTTATGTTCTCCTCCGTAGCATCCACACCGCCGGTGGGCATCAGCCTGGCCCAGGGCAGGGGCGCCAGCACGTCCTTCACGAAAGCGGGGCCGCCGACTGCTGCGGCGGGGAAGACCTTGCATATCTCCACGCCCAGCTCCTCGGCGCTGGATATCTCCGACACGGTTGCGCAGCCCGGGCAGTAGGCAACCTTGCGCCTGTTGCACAGTCGCGCCACCTCGGGATTGAGCGCCGGACCCACGATGAAGCTGGCGCCCATCTGTATATAAAGCGCGGCCGTGGCCGGATCGATGATGGAGCCGGCCCCCAGTATGATGCGGTCGTCGTTTTTAAAATGCATGGTCAGCTCTTTAAACACCTCGTGAGCGCGGTCCCCCCGGTTGGTGAACTCGAAGCAGCGCACGCCTCCCGCGATGCAGGCCTCGACCACCCTGGTCACGGTCTTGCTATCGCTATGGTAGAACACGGGCACCAGCCCGCTCTCCACCATGGCGGTCAGGACTTTGAGACGAGAGAATTTAGCCATTTCACCTTTCCTCGCTATCGTATTAACGGCTGACGCGTCCCGACGCGTCGCCCTTGAGCAGCTTCTCCACCTCGGCGATGGAAACCAGGTTGAAATCGCCGTAAATGGTATGTTTCAGCGCCGATGCAGCCACGGCGAAATCCAGCGCCTTCTGCGGGTCGGACGGACTGGATATCAATCCGTAGATCAGGCCGCCCGCGAAGCTGTCCCCGCTGCCGACCCGGTCCACGATGTGCGTGATATCGAAATTCGGCCCCCGGTAGAATTTGCCCGCATGCCGGAGCACGGCGCTCCATGAGTTGTGAGAGGCGGAGAAGGAGCCGCGCAGCGTAATCGCAATAGTCGTCAGGTTTTTGAACTTTTTCGCCAGCGACTCGCAGACGAAGCGATACCTGTCAGCGGATACCTTGCCTCTGGAGATATCGGCCCCGGGAGCTTTAATGCCGAAGACCTTTTCGGCATCCTCCTCGTTGCCGATGGCCGCGTCGCAGTACGAGACCAGCTCCCGCATGACCTCGCCCGCCGGTTTCCCCCACTTCCACAGTTTGGCGCGGTAGTTCAAATCGCAGGAGACGGGGATGCCCAGTTTGCGCGCGGTTTTGACCGCCTGCAGGCACGTTTCCGCCGCGCCCGAAGAAACGGCGGGCGTGATGCCGGTCCAGTGGAACCATCCCGCGTCTTTGAATATCTTACTCCAGTCGAACATGTCCGGCGTCACCGTTGCGAAGGAGGAGTCCGCCCTGTCGTAGATCACCCGGCTGCCGCGCATGACCGCGCCGGTCTCCAGGAAGTAGATGCCCAGGCGGCTGCCGCCGCGCTGGATATGGCGGGTGCCCACGCCGTACCGGCGCAGGCACTGCAGGCAGGCTTCGCCCAGGTCGTTGGAGGGAAGCCGCGTGACGAAATCGGCTTGCAGCCCGAAGTTGGCCAGGGAGACCGCCACGTTGGCCTCGCCGCCGCCGTAGGAGGCATCGAAGCTCTGCGCCTGTCCGAACCTCAATTGTCCCGGCGTCGCCAGGCGGAGCATGATCTCCCCGAAGGTTACTACTTTTTTCATCTCATTCCTCTACAAACGCTGTATATGAAATCCGCCGTCCACGTCGATCACCTGTCCCGTGGAGAACGGCAGGCAGCCCTCCGCGATGGCGACCACCGCGCGCGCGACGTCCTCGGGCCGGCCCCAGCGCTTGATGGGCGTGACTCCGCCGGCGATCAGTTTGTCGTACTTGCCCTTGACCGCCTCCGTCATGGGCGTGCGGATGATGCCGGGACGTACCTCGTACACGTTGATGCCTTCCGCGGCCAGGCGGTCGGCGTAGAGC
This genomic window from Dehalococcoidia bacterium contains:
- a CDS encoding FAD-binding protein, which gives rise to MDRHLSLKAGRNSYRIPLSRVHTLVLGSGAAGLNAAVQLHISGVKDLMIVSEGLLMGTSINTGSDKQTYYRLSMYGSQADSPRDMAQTYFDCGSMHGDLALVESSLSLQGFINLVNLGVPFPRDEYGQFVGYKTDHDPRRRATSIGPYTSRKMCLTLIDRIRESGIRVREGLEAVELFTTGGESPRAAGLLCVDRDGHFEAFICENLVFAVGGPGGLYKASVYPVQQSGAIGLALMAGACAANLPESQFGLASTAFRWNVSGTYMQVIPRVVSRDADGVSDEQEFLLPYFRSPAAMHGTVFLKGYQWPFDARKAIDGSSLIDILVYIETVVKGRRVFLDFRANPAGYRLLELPGEARAYLEKSGALQDTPIHRLLHMNPGAAELYKNHDIDLMQEPLEVAVCAQHNNGGLAGNIWYESTNIKHLFPIGEVNGSHGVTRPGGAALNAGQVAGFRAAEFIANRYGEWSLDDDEAAQAVKECAQGVIDYTELCLKARNSWESELEQVRERMSRSGAHIRSMESLNRECPQAREQVRRLMGSGCAVESREQIGHAFRVRQLAFAQAAYLDAIRYALQSGAGSRGSSIVLDPAGTKVHEMLDDSWRIAAEDTSFRSKVLETLCDRKGEMNHRWAPCRPIPETDAWFETTWARFRSGDIYFR
- a CDS encoding NADH:flavin oxidoreductase; the encoded protein is MYTRIAQLKTLAEFRDYVRSLGIEIPVSPEIVPAPSGPLAQPYKLKDGRTIGNRFCAQPMEGWDCTVDGRPTDPVYRRWRKFGLSGAKLIWGGEAAAVRPDGRANPNQLMIVDYTMRDLEELRTTLTKEHEAFHGRTDDLLVGLQLTHSGRFSRPNEKNKLEPKILYHHPLLDKLFGIAEDYPVMTDAEIDGLIGDYVQAAKRALAVGFDFVDIKHCHGYLGHEFLSAVTRPGKYGGSLENRARFLREIVAGIKSECPGLRIGVRFSSFDMPPFRPDDNKVGRMIEYRDENGRYPYAFGGDPDKPGEVKTDEPLALIKMMDEMGVELVNFSAGSPYYNPHIIRPAWYPPSDGYLPPEDPLAGVARHMRVAAELKAAAPDMLCVGSGYSYLQEWIPNVAQAVVESGMIDFVGLGRSTLSYPGLPSDVLAGRPLDRSRICRTFSDCTTAPRHGLVSGCYPLDDYYRELPEAEELKRIKKAIQ
- a CDS encoding bifunctional 4-hydroxy-2-oxoglutarate aldolase/2-dehydro-3-deoxy-phosphogluconate aldolase; the encoded protein is MAKFSRLKVLTAMVESGLVPVFYHSDSKTVTRVVEACIAGGVRCFEFTNRGDRAHEVFKELTMHFKNDDRIILGAGSIIDPATAALYIQMGASFIVGPALNPEVARLCNRRKVAYCPGCATVSEISSAEELGVEICKVFPAAAVGGPAFVKDVLAPLPWARLMPTGGVDATEENITGWFKAGVCCVGMGGKLFPAKAIEAGDYTAITATARKVLGWIKKARAGKPAIS
- a CDS encoding sugar kinase; translation: MKKVVTFGEIMLRLATPGQLRFGQAQSFDASYGGGEANVAVSLANFGLQADFVTRLPSNDLGEACLQCLRRYGVGTRHIQRGGSRLGIYFLETGAVMRGSRVIYDRADSSFATVTPDMFDWSKIFKDAGWFHWTGITPAVSSGAAETCLQAVKTARKLGIPVSCDLNYRAKLWKWGKPAGEVMRELVSYCDAAIGNEEDAEKVFGIKAPGADISRGKVSADRYRFVCESLAKKFKNLTTIAITLRGSFSASHNSWSAVLRHAGKFYRGPNFDITHIVDRVGSGDSFAGGLIYGLISSPSDPQKALDFAVAASALKHTIYGDFNLVSIAEVEKLLKGDASGRVSR